A window of Mucilaginibacter sp. PAMC 26640 contains these coding sequences:
- a CDS encoding transcriptional regulator — protein MDSFGKRLRECRDAKGLSQQDLAKLMHTSYTVIGKYERDETKPSIEVARNMSKLLDTTVGHLLGENDDLNVLKDPAMLKRLNELNSLSEPDRDSILYALDGLLRDAKARKAYAL, from the coding sequence ATGGATTCATTTGGTAAAAGATTAAGGGAGTGCAGGGATGCCAAAGGGCTTTCGCAGCAAGACCTTGCCAAGTTGATGCATACTTCTTATACAGTCATTGGTAAGTATGAGCGGGACGAAACAAAGCCATCTATTGAAGTTGCCCGTAATATGTCGAAACTGCTTGATACCACAGTAGGGCATTTACTGGGAGAAAACGATGATCTGAACGTGCTAAAAGATCCTGCTATGCTTAAGCGTCTCAACGAATTAAACTCACTTTCTGAACCTGACAGGGACAGCATTCTATATGCGCTTGATGGTCTGCTTAGGGATGCTAAAGCCCGTAAAGCCTATGCGCTTTAA